In Paracoccus sp. N5, a single window of DNA contains:
- a CDS encoding aldo/keto reductase: MEQRKLGATLTVSAIGLGCMGLSQAYGHQDESASVATLERAVELGVTFFDTAEVYGVHHNETLLGRALKPFRDRLVIATKFGFTYSRDANGFGEITGTDGTPKNARAVAEASLKRLQTDVIDLYYLHRADPAVPIEDTVGAMAALVAEGKVRALGLSEVSAETLRRAHATHPITALQSEYSLWTRDVETNGVLAACRELGVGFVPFSPLGRGFLTGQVQTETLGQDDFRRRLPRFQPEHAETNRKLVAVVEGVAQAKGVSAAQVALAWVLAQGQDIVPIPGAKRIPNLEQNVAATGITLTAAERETLERAFAPENVSGGRYPASFSAMSER; this comes from the coding sequence ATGGAACAGCGCAAACTGGGCGCGACGCTGACGGTCTCGGCCATCGGGCTGGGCTGCATGGGGCTGAGCCAGGCCTATGGCCACCAGGACGAATCCGCCTCGGTCGCGACGCTGGAGCGCGCGGTCGAGCTGGGCGTGACCTTCTTCGACACCGCCGAGGTCTATGGCGTCCATCACAACGAGACCCTGCTGGGCCGGGCGCTGAAGCCATTCCGCGACCGGCTGGTGATCGCGACCAAGTTCGGATTCACCTACAGCCGCGACGCCAATGGCTTTGGCGAGATCACCGGCACCGACGGCACGCCGAAGAATGCCCGCGCCGTGGCCGAGGCCTCGCTGAAGCGGCTGCAGACCGATGTGATCGACCTTTACTATCTGCACCGCGCCGACCCGGCCGTGCCGATCGAGGACACCGTCGGCGCCATGGCCGCGCTGGTGGCCGAAGGCAAGGTCCGCGCGCTCGGCCTGTCCGAGGTCTCGGCCGAGACGCTGCGCCGCGCCCATGCCACGCATCCGATCACCGCGCTGCAAAGCGAATATTCGCTGTGGACGCGGGACGTGGAAACCAACGGCGTGCTGGCCGCCTGCCGCGAGCTGGGCGTGGGCTTCGTGCCCTTCAGCCCGCTGGGCCGCGGCTTCCTGACCGGCCAGGTCCAGACCGAAACCCTGGGCCAGGACGATTTCCGCCGCCGCCTGCCGCGCTTCCAGCCCGAACATGCCGAAACGAACCGCAAGCTGGTCGCGGTGGTCGAGGGCGTGGCCCAGGCCAAGGGCGTCAGCGCGGCGCAGGTGGCGCTGGCCTGGGTGCTGGCGCAGGGCCAGGACATCGTGCCGATCCCCGGCGCCAAGCGCATCCCAAACCTGGAGCAGAACGTCGCCGCGACCGGCATCACCCTGACCGCGGCCGAGCGCGAGACGCTGGAACGCGCCTTTGCGCCCGAAAACGTCTCGGGCGGGCGCTATCCGGCCAGCTTCTCGGCCATGTCGGAACGCTAG